GGGCTCGCGTCAGACTTCTCGACCATCACACTATACGCAAGCGTTTTCCGCACTGTCAAGCTTGCTGTGCGCCCCGTGGGCGGCCTCCGTCGCTTTTTTGCGTGAAAACGGGATTGGCAGGACGTCGGGCGTGTCGAGCCACGGCGTGATTGGGGCGGCCGGGCGCTGAACGACCAGCTCCGGCAGCGTCACCCGGAACTCCTGAGCGAGCATGTCGAGGCAGGCGTGCCAGACCGCGTACTCGGCCCGCTCGGCCACGACGACGTGGCGCGGCGTCTCCCACTCCGTCTCGTAGCCGCAGACGTGCTTGCGATGATCGTAAAGCGCCCGGCCCCGATAGCCGACCACCGGGCTCGGCTCCGGCCGCTCGGCCGAGCGCGCGCACCGGATCAGGATCGGCGCGGGCAGGAGGCGCGTCACCCGGCGCGGCGCGTGCTCGCCGGATCGAATCGTGAAGGTCGCCCCGTGCGGCGCTTCCTTGATCGCGTGGCCATGCTGGGCGGCCGTCTCACGATCCCACACGGCGAAGTCCATGTCGTCGAGCGGCTCGAGGAAGAAGTCCGGCAGCGCCAGCACCGCGTCGTGGACGCGCAGAAGCGGGTCGGCGACGAGCTGCACATCGCCCCACAGGCGCCGCTCGATCGCGATGCGCTTGGTCGAGAAGGGTGAGCGGTCGACGCGCTCACCGCCGAAGCCGCCGCCCGCGCTCGGGTAGCCCATCAGGATCAGGCGCTCGACGGCGCGCTCAGAGCGCTCGTCGCCCACGTGACGGCGGTCGACCTGCTTCTCCCGGTAGGTCCGGATCAGCAGGGCTTCGATGTCGATCACTTCACGGGATGCCATGGTGCCGCCCCTGCCCTGCTGCGAAGGTTGCGAAGGTGGAGCGAACGTTGTCTCGCACCTTCGCAAACCGATCCTCTTTTATTTGGCAGTGACTTAGTTGATATTTTGCGAAGGTTGCGAAGGTCAAAGACCGGTCTATATGTGAATCAACATCGAATTGGCTCCCCGTAGCCCCTTCTCATACGCGGGCGCGGACGCTGAAACCTTCGCAACCTTCGCGTAAGCGACGCCAAGCCGGTGAACGGGTTGAATAAAAATCGGGTCGCGAGGGTTATAGATCGCTCGCTTAGAACCTCGCGACCTTCGAAACCCTCGCACACCGCGCCGGCCGACCGCGCGACATCCTCTCTCGCGAGTGCTGCCGCGAAGGTTCGAGGGTTGGTTCTCCCATCATCAGGGGCTGCGGGGATCGACGCATGGCAGATGCGTAGCGGCTCACTCGTAGCGGTCGATACCCGATTGTCCCGGCCGCTCGTCGGGACGGGCCGGCACGTCGTGCAGGCGGATGTCGAGATAGCGGCGCACGCGGCCATTCTCGCGCTCGAACCCCTTGTGCGGCATCGCCCGGCCGAAGGCGGTCTCCTTCCAGGGGCGCACGGCGTTGGCCATGCACCACGACACGAACGCCTCGTAGACGGTGCGGGCGGTCTCCGACGCGCCGGGCTCACGGATGATGCAGTCGGCGGCGAACGCCGCGATCGGGTCCATCTCCTCGCGGTAGGCGGCTGTGGCCTGCTGTACCTCGGCCGGCACCTGCAGGCCCTCGGTGACGTAGATGCGCAGGCCCTCGATCAGCCAGTTGAGGATTCCGGGGCGCTCGGTGGCGAACTCGGCCAAGACCTCGTCCATAGGCCGACGCTCGTCGTCGGGGATCGTGACCTCCCACGGCACGAGGCGCACGCGGCGCCAGATGCCGTTGTCGACGCCGCCGATCGACGGCATGTCGTTGCCCGACATCGAGGCCTTGAACACCGGCCAGAACTTGAAGAAGCCCTTGTTGAGGTGGCGTGCCTTGATCTCCTCGCCGCCGGTGAGTGACTTGACCAGCGCTTCCTTCAAAGGCTCGCCGCGCGGCAGCTCGGAGATGCGCAGGTAGCGCGTGCCGGGCAGGTCGGCGAAGTCGGGCGTCGCCTGGTCGCCGCGCCGCTGCCCCTGGCCAGTGAGCGATTCTGCGTTCAGGAGATCAGAGTACGAGCCCATCAGCGCGGCGATCGCCTCGGAGAAGGTCGACTTGCCGTTGGCGCCCGTGCCGTAGTTGAAGATGAAGCACTGCTGCCCGGTCTGACCGGTGAGCGCGAGGCCGTGATAGGCCTGCAGGAAGCGCCGAATGGCCGATTTCGGCTGGAAGCGCTCCAGGAACGCCTCCCAGTTCGGGCAGGTCGCCTCCGGATCATAGGCTACGGGCGCCATCTTGGTGTTGAGGTGCGTGCGGTCGTGGTCGAGCCGCTCGACCTCTAGGGTGAGCCGGCGCGAGTGCTCGCACGGGTTTTCCGGATCCTCGACCTTGGCGAACCGCAGCGTGCCGTTCTCCAGGTTGAGCAGCATCGGGTCGGCGTCGAGGTCGGTCGGTGCCTTCGTCTTATGCGGCAGAGCCTGCCGGATCATCTCGCTCACACGGCCGCCGTTGCCGGAGGTGACCGCGAACTTCCGGCGGCTGATCTGGCGCTTCTTCAGGGCGTCGCGCGCGTCGTCGGCGTCGCGGATCAGCGCCTTGTCGCCCTCGCTGCGCGCGCTCTCGGGCTTGGACAGCGCCGGCTCGCCGGCGCGGATGGCGCGCAGCTCGTGCGGGAGCGCGGCCATGTGATCGGCCTCCAGGTGGATGCGCTTGGCGGTGCGCTGAGCGAGCCGCACGGCCGCCTCGTCGCCGCCGTCGCGCTGCCAACGCTGACCGGTCCAGACGTGCCAGCCGACCTCGCGCACGTGAAGCAGCTCGTGGCCGAAGTGGGCCAGCAGCCGCTGGCCGTTGTCGGTGTCGTTCTGTTCGAGCCCAGCACAGTGAGCGAGGGTTTCGCCCACCGCCTCGCCATCGCGCGGGGGTTCCGGGGGCTCAGGCTCATCCGCGTCATCGTAGGGCGGCCACGCGTCGACCGGTTCAGCGGACGAGGCGTCCGGCGTGGCTGCGTTCTCGATCGCGCGCACGATGCGGTCGGTGGGATCGTCGACGCTCACGGGCGGCTCACTGGATACAGGCGTGCGGGCGCCGGTTGACCGGCGAAGAGGGCGGCGCGATCGCGGCCCGGAACTCGGGAGGCGTCCGATGGCGCTGGAGAGTTACGCGGCGTCCGGCTCGGCCGTGATCGACCAAGAGACCGGGGCGCATGTCCGCTTCGCCATGCTTGACGGCGACGCGCTGGTCCCTTGTCGGGTGACGTTCGAGGCGCTGCACCACTTGTTCGCGGTCGAGGGCCAGCCGTTTGATCCGCTCGACCTGTTCCACCGCTACCACCTCGTGGTGGAGGATGCGGCGGCCGAGAAATACGAGCGAGAAGGCGCCCAGGATGGGTGGATCCACCTCGACGACCCGGATTTCGGCTGAGAGGTCGCAGAAGGACCAACGATGAATGTGTGTGATCTGACCTTCGTGCAGAAGGCAATTACGGACGGACAAGCAGCCGGTTGCGTCGAGTTCTGGCTGAACCGCTATCAGACGCTCCTGTCGGGCATCCTGGCGTTGGCCAGTGCCATCATTGCCGCGATCCTTTTGCAGCGACAGGTGGCTGCCAATCGGTTGCAGGTTGCGGCCGCGACCGGCGACCTTGATCCCGATTTCTTCCTCGAATGGGACACCAGCTTCGACGGTAGCGCTGGAGACCTGGAGGATGGCATTCTCCGCATCCAGAACTACAACCGACGGCCCATCAGCTTGCGTCGGATCCAAATTATTTCGCCCCGTGCAGGCTTCATTCCGGCAGAGTTCGAAATCGGAAAAGGCGGCGCGAAGGGGATCAGGGTCGACCAGATCGACGGATCGACCTTCGCCTTCAATCGCTGGATCCAGGGCCGCGACCCGGTGGGTGGCGCGGTGATTGACGTCATCCGTCTGATGATCACCGATGAGGGCGACCCTGATTTGTCCGGAACAGATCAGGAGGTCCGTGTCCGCGTCGATTACCAGTTGCTCGGCAATCCCACGGAAGCGCGTCAGGTCGACGTGCGCGGCTTGATCCGCAGGCGCTGAGCCGATCAG
The sequence above is drawn from the Methylobacterium mesophilicum SR1.6/6 genome and encodes:
- a CDS encoding DNA primase family protein; the encoded protein is MSVDDPTDRIVRAIENAATPDASSAEPVDAWPPYDDADEPEPPEPPRDGEAVGETLAHCAGLEQNDTDNGQRLLAHFGHELLHVREVGWHVWTGQRWQRDGGDEAAVRLAQRTAKRIHLEADHMAALPHELRAIRAGEPALSKPESARSEGDKALIRDADDARDALKKRQISRRKFAVTSGNGGRVSEMIRQALPHKTKAPTDLDADPMLLNLENGTLRFAKVEDPENPCEHSRRLTLEVERLDHDRTHLNTKMAPVAYDPEATCPNWEAFLERFQPKSAIRRFLQAYHGLALTGQTGQQCFIFNYGTGANGKSTFSEAIAALMGSYSDLLNAESLTGQGQRRGDQATPDFADLPGTRYLRISELPRGEPLKEALVKSLTGGEEIKARHLNKGFFKFWPVFKASMSGNDMPSIGGVDNGIWRRVRLVPWEVTIPDDERRPMDEVLAEFATERPGILNWLIEGLRIYVTEGLQVPAEVQQATAAYREEMDPIAAFAADCIIREPGASETARTVYEAFVSWCMANAVRPWKETAFGRAMPHKGFERENGRVRRYLDIRLHDVPARPDERPGQSGIDRYE
- a CDS encoding DUF1488 family protein, yielding MALESYAASGSAVIDQETGAHVRFAMLDGDALVPCRVTFEALHHLFAVEGQPFDPLDLFHRYHLVVEDAAAEKYEREGAQDGWIHLDDPDFG